The following are encoded together in the Astyanax mexicanus isolate ESR-SI-001 chromosome 8, AstMex3_surface, whole genome shotgun sequence genome:
- the paqr9 gene encoding membrane progesterone receptor epsilon: MWSLPLLRHTDVPQRVTENFILSGYRFPDYSLLQCLVSAFRPTNETGNFWTHFLPIFLFTFHFVEMFEWEGAPTPGDPFFYPAWTYFIGVFYLLLASSMAHLLNSMSLIIREICFFVDYGTISAYTVGSSLAYYYYIHPQAGIPKIAVWAQNASGLQTESGEEPLSHVSSTSSSSSFSSSVSALLFRAFFENLYIPCSCLIAIVCVITCCNTRQRWRKYRYAVRTLVFLLPFFISSTPVFYRLLSPSPYPVPSSSVSSSSYPSSTMAAFFFRHCFWLVVSAVFNISKIPERLSPGKFDIWGHSHQWFHCCTFLSILDELHMIKVEIRALLLHPSLVLAPVVAPQLPGATACSTYGVMMVLQGCIASVIAGFGWSAYQIYAPQQKLLKEQ; this comes from the coding sequence ATGTGGTCTCTACCTCTCCTCCGTCACACTGATGTCCCACAACGAGTGACGGAGAACTTTATCCTGTCAGGATATCGCTTCCCTGACTACAGCCTCCTACAGTGCCTGGTCTCCGCGTTTCGCCCCACCAATGAGACCGGAAACTTCTGGACGCACTTTCTCCCCATTTTCCTCTTCACCTTCCACTTTGTAGAGATGTTTGAGTGGGAAGGTGCACCGACCCCTGGAGACCCCTTCTTCTACCCCGCCTGGACCTACTTCATCGGGGTCTTCTACCTGTTGCTGGCCAGCAGCATGGCCCACCTACTGAACTCCATGTCGCTGATCATCCGGGAGATCTGCTTTTTTGTGGATTATGGAACCATTAGTGCGTACACCGTTGGCTCCTCCTTGGCCTACTATTACTACATTCACCCACAGGCAGGAATACCAAAGATTGCGGTGTGGGCACAGAATGCGTCTGGGTTACAGACAGAGAGTGGAGAGGAGCCTTTGTCACATGTCTCTTCTACCTCCTCTTCTTCATCTTTCTCCTCTTCAGTCTCTGCCCTGCTTTTCCGTGCATTCTTTGAGAACTTGTACATTCCCTGCTCCTGCCTGATAGCCATAGTCTGCGTGATAACCTGTTGCAACACCAGACAGCGCTGGAGAAAGTACCGCTACGCAGTGCGTACCCTTGTCTTCCTCCTGCCCTTCTTCATCTCGTCCACGCCAGTCTTCTACCGCCTCCTCAGCCCATCTCCGTACCCTGTACCCTCTTCTTCAGTGAGCTCCTCTTCCTACCCGTCCTCCACAATGGCTGCCTTCTTCTTCCGCCACTGCTTCTGGCTGGTGGTGTCAGCAGTCTTCAACATCAGCAAGATCCCAGAGCGGCTGTCTCCGGGGAAGTTCGACATCTGGGGCCACAGCCACCAGTGGTTCCACTGCTGCACTTTCTTGTCGATCCTTGATGAGCTCCATATGATCAAGGTGGAGATACGGGCCCTCTTGCTCCATCCTTCTCTAGTTCTGGCCCCTGTGGTGGCTCCACAGCTTCCCGGGGCCACAGCCTGCTCCACGTATGGTGTGATGATGGTGCTGCAGGGGTGCATAGCCTCTGTTATTGCTGGGTTTGGCTGGAGTGCTTACCAAATTTATGCTCCCCAGCAGAAACTGCTCAAGGAGCAGTGA